The Magnolia sinica isolate HGM2019 chromosome 9, MsV1, whole genome shotgun sequence genome contains a region encoding:
- the LOC131256753 gene encoding mitochondrial outer membrane protein porin 6, with translation MGSGPAPFSEIGKKVKDLLTKDYNFDQKFTLMMSHVGGLGLTTTGVKKDQLFIGDISTLYKSGNTTVHVKVDTDSNVSTTVMVNEIFPSMKTALSFKIPDHKSGKLDVQYLHYHATINSSIELTPAPLLELAASIGSKELSLGGEVGFNTASASFTKCNAGIDLNKQDFSASLILGDKGETLKASYIHMVDPINGTAVAAEMTHRFTTYENSFTIGGSQVLDPLTLVKARLSHNGKVAMLCQREWRPKSLVTLSAEFDPKAVNGPPRFGFALALKP, from the exons ATGGGCAGCGGACCAGCACCATTCTCAGAGATTGGGAAGAAAGTGAAAG ATCTTCTGACAAAAGACTACAATTTCGATCAGAAGTTCACTCTGATGATGTCTCATGTTGGTGGGCTG GGGCTCACAACTACTGGAGTGAAGAAGGATCAACTTTTCATTGGCGACATAAGTACACTGTACAAGAGTGGTAATACCACAGTCCACGTCAAAGTTGATACTGATTCTAAC GTCTCCACAACTGTGATGGTAAATGAAATTTTCCCATCTATGAAGACTGCGCTCAGCTTCAAAATACCCGACCACAAGTCTGGCAAG CTGGATGTGCAGTACCTTCATTACCATGCAACTATTAATTCCAGCATCGAATTGACACCCGCTCCTCTGCTAGAGCTCGCGGCGTCCATTGGCAGCAAGGAGCTTAGTCTTGGTGGTGAGGTCGGATTCAATACTGCTTCAGCCTCTTTCACCAAGTGCAATGCTGGGATTGACTTAAACAAGCAGGATTTCTCCGCTTCCCTTATACT GGGAGATAAAGGAGAGACATTGAAGGCTTCTTATATtcacatggtggaccccatcaaCGGCACTGCTGTCGCTGCCGAAATGACCCACCGGTTCACCACATACGAGAACAGCTTCACCATTGGAGGCTCCCAAGTTCTCGATCCTCTCACCTTGGTGAAAGCTCGGCTCAGCCACAATGGAAAGGTTGCGATGCTCTGTCAGCGTGAGTGGCGGCCCAAGTCGCTGGTAACCCTTTCAGCAGAATTTGATCCCAAGGCGGTAAATGGCCCCCCCAGGTTTGGATTCGCATTAgctctcaagccttaa